One segment of Streptomyces sp. NBC_01463 DNA contains the following:
- the nadA gene encoding quinolinate synthase NadA — MRDVTTAHPVQDLDVQPTPLALLLLGRDADPKSERGVECPGDLPSPSDPDLVERARAAKEKLGEKVFVLGHHYQRDEVIQFADVTGDSFKLARDAAARPEAEYIVFCGVHFMAESADILTTADQKVVLPDLAAGCSMADMATAEQVAECWDVLTEAGVAEQVVPVSYMNSSADIKAFTGRHGGTICTSSNAKRALEWAFEQGEKVLFLPDQHLGRNTAVRDMGMTLEDCVLYNPHKPNGGLTAEELRNAKMILWRGHCSVHGRFSVESVNDVRARIPGVNVLVHPECKHEVVAAADYVGSTEYIIKALEAAPAGSKWAIGTELNLVRRLANRFAAEDKEIVFLDKTVCFCSTMNRIDLPHLVWTLESLAEGNLVNRIEVDPETEKYAKLALERMLALP; from the coding sequence GTGCGTGACGTGACCACGGCCCACCCCGTCCAGGATCTCGATGTCCAGCCGACGCCCCTCGCCCTGCTCCTGCTCGGCCGCGACGCCGACCCCAAGAGCGAGCGTGGCGTCGAATGCCCCGGCGACCTGCCCTCCCCGTCCGACCCGGACCTGGTGGAGCGCGCCCGCGCGGCCAAGGAGAAGCTGGGGGAGAAGGTCTTCGTCCTCGGGCACCACTACCAGCGCGACGAGGTCATCCAGTTCGCGGATGTGACGGGAGACTCGTTCAAGCTCGCCCGCGACGCGGCGGCCCGGCCGGAGGCGGAGTACATCGTCTTCTGCGGTGTGCACTTCATGGCCGAGTCCGCGGACATCCTGACCACGGCCGACCAGAAGGTCGTGCTGCCGGACCTGGCGGCGGGCTGCTCGATGGCCGACATGGCCACCGCCGAGCAGGTCGCCGAGTGCTGGGACGTGCTCACCGAGGCCGGCGTCGCCGAGCAGGTCGTGCCCGTCTCGTACATGAACTCCTCCGCGGACATCAAGGCCTTCACCGGCCGCCACGGCGGCACGATCTGCACCTCGTCGAATGCGAAGCGCGCCCTGGAGTGGGCCTTCGAACAGGGCGAGAAGGTCCTGTTCCTCCCGGACCAGCACCTGGGCCGGAACACCGCCGTACGGGACATGGGGATGACCCTGGAGGACTGCGTCCTCTACAACCCGCACAAGCCGAACGGCGGCCTGACCGCCGAGGAGCTGCGCAACGCGAAGATGATCCTGTGGCGCGGGCACTGCTCGGTGCACGGGCGCTTCTCGGTGGAGTCCGTCAACGACGTGCGGGCCCGTATACCCGGGGTCAACGTGCTGGTGCACCCGGAGTGCAAGCACGAGGTCGTGGCGGCCGCGGACTACGTCGGCTCGACGGAGTACATCATCAAGGCCCTGGAGGCGGCCCCGGCCGGCTCGAAGTGGGCGATCGGCACGGAGCTGAACCTGGTGCGCCGGCTGGCCAACCGTTTCGCCGCGGAGGACAAGGAGATCGTCTTCCTCGACAAGACGGTCTGCTTCTGCTCGACGATGAACCGGATCGACCTGCCGCACCTGGTGTGGACGCTGGAGTCGCTGGCCGAGGGCAACCTCGTCAACCGGATCGAGGTCGACCCGGAGACCGAGAAGTACGCCAAGCTGGCGCTGGAGCGCATGCTGGCGCTGCCGTAG
- a CDS encoding iron-sulfur cluster assembly accessory protein has product MSVSDETTTVSDGILLSDAAAAKVKGLLEQEGRDDLALRVAVQPGGCSGLRYQLFFDERSLDGDVVKDFDGVKVVTDRMSAPYLGGASVDFVDTIEKQGFTIDNPNATGSCACGDSFS; this is encoded by the coding sequence ATGTCCGTATCGGACGAGACCACCACCGTGAGCGACGGCATCCTCCTGTCCGACGCCGCCGCAGCCAAGGTCAAGGGCCTGCTGGAGCAGGAAGGCCGCGACGACCTGGCACTGCGCGTCGCCGTCCAGCCCGGCGGCTGCTCGGGCCTGCGTTACCAGCTCTTCTTCGATGAGCGTTCGCTGGACGGCGATGTCGTGAAGGACTTCGACGGCGTCAAGGTCGTCACCGACCGGATGAGCGCCCCGTACCTGGGCGGCGCCTCCGTCGACTTCGTGGACACCATCGAGAAGCAGGGCTTCACGATCGACAACCCGAACGCCACGGGTTCCTGCGCCTGCGGCGACTCCTTCAGCTAA
- a CDS encoding carbohydrate kinase family protein, with protein sequence MRIAVTGSIATDHLMTFPGRFADQLVADQLHTVSLSFLVDNLDVRRGGVAANICFGMGLLGTAPILVGAAGSDFDEYRAWLDRHGVDTGSVRISEVLHTARFVCTTDADHNQIGSFYTGAMSEARLIELKAVADRVGGLDLVSIGADDPEGMLRHTEECRTRGIPFAADFSQQIARMDGDEIRILLDGATYLFSNEYEKGLIESKTGWTDAEILSRVGHRVTTLGAQGVRIERAGDEPIEVGCAEEETKADPTGVGDAFRAGFLSGLAWGVGLERAAQVGCMLATLVIETVGTQEYTLHRTRFMDRFTKAYGHEAAAEVRTHLA encoded by the coding sequence GTGCGTATCGCAGTCACCGGCTCCATCGCCACCGACCACCTCATGACCTTCCCCGGCCGATTCGCCGACCAACTGGTCGCCGATCAGCTGCACACGGTCTCGCTCTCCTTCCTGGTCGACAACCTGGACGTCCGCCGGGGAGGTGTCGCCGCCAACATCTGCTTCGGCATGGGGCTGCTCGGCACCGCCCCCATCCTGGTCGGCGCCGCGGGCTCCGACTTCGACGAGTACCGCGCCTGGCTCGACCGCCACGGCGTCGACACGGGTTCGGTGCGGATCTCCGAGGTCCTGCACACCGCCCGCTTCGTCTGCACGACGGACGCCGACCACAACCAGATCGGCTCCTTCTACACGGGCGCCATGAGCGAGGCCCGGCTGATCGAGCTGAAGGCCGTCGCCGACCGGGTGGGCGGCCTCGACCTCGTGTCGATCGGCGCCGACGACCCGGAGGGCATGCTCCGCCACACCGAGGAGTGCCGCACCCGCGGTATCCCGTTCGCCGCGGACTTCTCGCAGCAGATCGCCCGGATGGACGGCGACGAGATCCGGATCCTCCTCGACGGCGCCACGTACCTCTTCTCCAACGAGTACGAGAAGGGGCTCATCGAGTCCAAGACCGGCTGGACCGACGCGGAGATCCTCTCCAGGGTCGGCCACCGGGTCACCACCCTCGGCGCCCAGGGCGTACGGATCGAGCGCGCCGGTGACGAGCCGATCGAGGTCGGCTGCGCGGAGGAGGAGACCAAGGCCGACCCGACCGGCGTCGGCGACGCCTTCCGCGCCGGATTCCTCTCCGGACTCGCCTGGGGCGTCGGCCTCGAGCGGGCCGCGCAGGTCGGCTGCATGCTCGCCACCCTGGTCATCGAGACGGTCGGCACGCAGGAGTACACCCTGCACCGCACCCGCTTCATGGACCGCTTCACCAAGGCGTACGGCCACGAGGCCGCGGCCGAGGTGCGCACGCACCTCGCGTAG
- a CDS encoding cysteine desulfurase/sulfurtransferase TusA family protein has translation MPYFDTASAAPLHPVARQALHAALDEGWADPARLYREGRRARLLLDAAREAAAEAVGCRPDELTFTSSGTRAVHSGISGALAGRRRVGRHLVVSAVEHSSVLHSAAAHEDRGGQVTEVPVDRAGAVGTEAYASALREDTALACLQSANHEVGTEQPVAEVAGLCRAAGVPLLVDAAQSLGWGPVPDGWSLLAASAHKWGGPAGVGLLAVRKGVRFAVRGPADERESGRAAGFENIPAIVAAAASLRAVRAEATAESARLRALVDRIRTRVPGLVPDVEVVGDPVRRLPHLVTFSCLYVDGETLLHELDRAGFSVSSGSSCTSSTLTPSHVLKAMGVLSEGNVRVSLPTGTTDEDVDRFLAALPPVVAAVREKLGAPAAAAPSAASAPSLVVDALGRRCPIPVIELAKVIGEVPVGGTVTVLSDDEAARLDIPAWCAMREQEYVGEEPADRGSAYVVRRLS, from the coding sequence GTGCCCTACTTCGACACTGCGTCCGCCGCCCCGCTCCATCCCGTCGCCCGCCAGGCGCTGCATGCCGCGCTGGACGAGGGCTGGGCCGACCCCGCCCGGCTCTACCGCGAGGGACGGCGGGCCCGGCTGCTGCTGGACGCGGCCAGGGAGGCCGCCGCGGAGGCCGTCGGATGCCGTCCCGACGAGCTCACCTTCACCTCTTCGGGCACCCGCGCGGTGCACTCCGGAATTTCCGGAGCTCTCGCGGGGCGTCGGCGTGTCGGCCGCCATCTGGTGGTGTCGGCGGTCGAACACTCGTCGGTGCTCCATTCGGCCGCCGCCCACGAGGACCGGGGCGGGCAGGTCACCGAGGTGCCGGTGGACCGGGCGGGTGCGGTGGGTACGGAGGCGTACGCGTCGGCCCTGCGCGAGGACACCGCGCTGGCCTGTCTGCAGTCCGCCAACCACGAGGTCGGCACCGAGCAGCCGGTGGCCGAGGTGGCCGGGCTCTGCCGGGCGGCGGGGGTGCCGCTGCTGGTGGACGCCGCGCAGTCGCTGGGCTGGGGGCCGGTTCCGGACGGCTGGTCACTGCTGGCGGCGAGCGCCCACAAGTGGGGCGGCCCGGCCGGGGTCGGACTGCTCGCGGTGCGCAAGGGCGTCCGGTTCGCCGTCCGAGGTCCGGCCGACGAGCGGGAGTCGGGGCGGGCCGCCGGCTTCGAGAACATCCCGGCGATCGTGGCTGCGGCCGCGTCCCTGCGGGCGGTGCGGGCGGAGGCGACCGCGGAGTCGGCCCGGCTGCGGGCACTGGTGGACCGGATCAGGACCCGGGTGCCCGGACTGGTGCCCGATGTGGAGGTGGTCGGCGATCCGGTGCGGCGGCTGCCGCATCTGGTCACCTTCTCCTGTCTCTATGTCGACGGAGAGACCCTGCTCCATGAGCTGGACCGGGCCGGTTTCTCCGTTTCGTCCGGCTCGTCCTGCACGAGCAGCACGCTGACGCCGAGCCATGTGCTCAAGGCGATGGGCGTGCTCTCGGAGGGCAACGTCCGGGTGTCACTGCCCACGGGCACCACCGACGAGGACGTCGACCGCTTCCTGGCGGCGCTGCCCCCGGTGGTGGCAGCGGTACGGGAGAAGCTGGGCGCCCCCGCGGCGGCCGCCCCCTCCGCCGCCTCGGCGCCCTCCCTGGTGGTGGACGCGCTCGGGCGGCGCTGCCCGATTCCGGTGATCGAGCTCGCAAAGGTGATCGGAGAGGTACCGGTGGGCGGCACGGTGACCGTCCTGTCCGACGACGAGGCGGCGCGCCTGGACATTCCGGCCTGGTGCGCGATGCGGGAGCAGGAGTACGTGGGTGAGGAGCCGGCGGACCGGGGCTCGGCCTATGTGGTCCGCCGGCTGTCCTGA
- the coxB gene encoding cytochrome c oxidase subunit II: MSPNGSDRSSRRPMRRKLPQVLTAGLILATATGCTYKDFPRLGMPTPVTEEAPRILSLWQGSWAAALATGVLVWGLILWSVIFHRRSRTKVEVPPQTRYNMPIEALYTVVPLIIVSVLFYFTARDETKLLELSPKPAHTVNVVGYQWSWGFNYIENVDGSAATGNEVPKELDAIPDRFRKDFPKGADGVYDVGVPGDRNPQNGNPGPTLWLPKGEKVRFILTSRDVIHSFWVVPFLMKQDVIPGHTNSFEVTPNQEGTFMGKCAELCGVDHSRMLFNVKVVSPERYQAHLKELAKKGQTGYVPAGIEQTDPARNAETNKL; encoded by the coding sequence GTGAGTCCCAACGGCTCCGACCGCTCGTCGCGGCGCCCGATGCGGCGGAAGCTGCCGCAGGTGCTGACTGCGGGACTGATCCTGGCGACCGCAACCGGTTGCACATACAAGGACTTCCCCCGCCTTGGTATGCCTACGCCGGTAACGGAAGAGGCCCCACGGATCCTTTCCCTCTGGCAGGGCTCGTGGGCGGCAGCGCTCGCCACGGGCGTGCTGGTCTGGGGCCTGATCCTGTGGAGCGTCATCTTCCACCGGCGCAGCCGCACCAAGGTGGAGGTACCTCCGCAGACCCGGTACAACATGCCCATCGAGGCGCTGTACACCGTGGTCCCTCTGATCATCGTCTCGGTGCTGTTCTACTTCACCGCCCGCGACGAGACGAAGCTCCTCGAGCTCTCCCCGAAGCCCGCCCACACCGTCAACGTGGTCGGCTACCAGTGGAGCTGGGGCTTCAACTACATCGAGAACGTGGACGGCTCCGCCGCCACGGGCAACGAGGTCCCCAAGGAGCTCGACGCCATCCCGGACCGGTTCCGCAAGGACTTCCCGAAGGGTGCGGACGGCGTCTACGACGTCGGCGTCCCGGGAGACCGGAACCCGCAGAACGGCAACCCCGGCCCCACCCTGTGGCTGCCCAAGGGGGAGAAGGTCCGCTTCATCCTGACTTCGCGTGATGTCATCCACTCCTTCTGGGTGGTGCCGTTCCTCATGAAGCAGGACGTCATCCCGGGCCACACCAACTCCTTCGAGGTGACTCCCAACCAGGAGGGCACCTTCATGGGCAAGTGCGCCGAACTGTGCGGCGTCGACCACTCCCGGATGCTCTTCAACGTCAAGGTCGTCTCCCCGGAGCGCTACCAGGCGCACCTGAAGGAGCTGGCGAAGAAGGGCCAGACGGGCTACGTGCCGGCCGGTATCGAGCAGACTGACCCGGCCAGGAATGCGGAGACGAACAAACTGTGA
- the ctaD gene encoding cytochrome c oxidase subunit I yields MSILNEPQGAAAADDSYEDELPVRRKQPGNVVIKWMTTTDHKTIGTMYLVTSFAFFCIGGLMALFMRAELARPGTQIMSNEQFNQAFTMHGTIMLLMFATPLFAGFANWIMPLQIGAPDVAFPRLNMFAYWLYLFGSILAVAGFLTPQGAADFGWFAYSPLSDAVRSPGVGADMWIMGLAFSGFGTILGSVNFITTIICMRAPGMTMFRMPIFVWNVLLTGVLVLLAFPVLAAALFALEADRKFGAHVFDAANGGALLWQHLFWFFGHPEVYIIALPFFGIISEVIPVFSRKPMFGYIGLVAATISIAGLSVTVWAHHMYVTGGVLLPFFSFMTFLIAVPTGVKFFNWIGTMWKGSLSFETPMLWAVGFLITFTFGGLTGVILASPPMDFHVSDSYFVVAHFHYVVFGTVVFAMFSGFHFWWPKFTGKMLDERLGKITFWTLFIGFHGTFLVQHWLGAEGMPRRYADYLAADGFTALNTISTISSFLLGLSILPFFYNVWKTAKYGKKVEVDDPWGYGRSLEWATSCPPPRHNFLTLPRIRSESPAFDLHHPEITALEQLDHLSEGDKALAGGKEAGK; encoded by the coding sequence GTGAGCATCCTCAACGAACCTCAGGGTGCCGCGGCAGCAGACGACTCGTACGAGGACGAGCTGCCGGTCCGGCGCAAGCAGCCGGGAAACGTCGTCATCAAGTGGATGACCACCACTGACCACAAGACGATCGGCACGATGTACCTGGTCACATCGTTCGCGTTCTTCTGCATCGGCGGACTGATGGCGCTCTTCATGCGCGCCGAGCTGGCCCGTCCCGGCACGCAGATCATGTCGAACGAGCAGTTCAACCAGGCGTTCACGATGCACGGCACGATCATGCTGCTGATGTTCGCGACGCCGCTGTTCGCCGGATTCGCGAACTGGATCATGCCGCTGCAGATCGGTGCGCCCGATGTGGCGTTCCCGCGGCTGAACATGTTCGCGTACTGGCTGTACCTCTTCGGCTCGATCCTCGCCGTGGCCGGCTTCCTCACCCCGCAGGGTGCGGCCGACTTCGGCTGGTTCGCCTACTCCCCGCTGTCGGACGCCGTCCGCTCGCCGGGTGTCGGTGCCGACATGTGGATCATGGGTCTGGCCTTCTCCGGCTTCGGCACGATCCTCGGCTCGGTCAACTTCATCACCACGATCATCTGCATGCGCGCCCCCGGCATGACGATGTTCCGCATGCCGATCTTCGTCTGGAACGTCCTGCTGACCGGTGTGCTGGTCCTGCTGGCCTTCCCGGTGCTGGCGGCGGCGCTCTTCGCGCTGGAGGCGGACCGTAAATTCGGTGCGCATGTATTCGACGCGGCCAACGGCGGGGCATTGCTCTGGCAACACCTCTTCTGGTTCTTCGGACATCCAGAGGTGTACATCATCGCCTTGCCCTTCTTCGGGATCATTTCGGAAGTGATCCCGGTGTTCAGCCGCAAGCCGATGTTCGGATACATCGGCCTGGTGGCCGCGACGATCTCCATCGCCGGTCTCTCCGTGACCGTGTGGGCGCACCACATGTACGTCACCGGAGGCGTGCTCCTGCCGTTCTTCTCCTTCATGACGTTCCTCATCGCGGTGCCCACCGGGGTGAAGTTCTTCAACTGGATCGGCACGATGTGGAAGGGCTCGCTGTCCTTCGAGACACCGATGCTCTGGGCCGTCGGCTTCCTGATCACCTTCACCTTCGGTGGTCTGACCGGCGTCATCCTGGCCTCGCCGCCGATGGACTTCCACGTCTCGGACTCGTACTTCGTGGTCGCGCACTTCCACTACGTCGTCTTCGGCACCGTGGTGTTCGCGATGTTCTCCGGATTCCACTTCTGGTGGCCGAAGTTCACCGGCAAGATGCTCGACGAGCGGCTCGGGAAGATCACCTTCTGGACGCTGTTCATCGGCTTCCACGGCACGTTCCTGGTGCAGCACTGGCTGGGCGCCGAGGGTATGCCGCGTCGTTACGCGGACTACCTGGCCGCCGACGGCTTCACCGCGCTGAACACGATCTCGACGATCTCCTCGTTCCTGCTCGGCCTGTCGATCCTGCCGTTCTTCTACAACGTGTGGAAGACCGCCAAGTACGGCAAGAAGGTCGAGGTCGACGACCCGTGGGGCTACGGCCGTTCGCTGGAGTGGGCGACGTCCTGCCCGCCGCCGCGGCACAACTTCCTCACGCTGCCGCGGATCCGTTCCGAATCCCCGGCGTTCGACCTGCACCACCCGGAGATCACGGCGCTCGAGCAGCTCGATCACCTCTCCGAGGGTGACAAGGCCCTCGCCGGTGGCAAGGAGGCGGGCAAGTGA
- a CDS encoding cytochrome c oxidase subunit 4, with protein MKVQGKMFLGLALFILVMAITYGVWSKEPVGTTALVLAFGLSVMIGFYLAFTARRVDALAQDNKEADVADEAGDVGFFSPHSWQPLSLAVGGALAFMGVVFGWWLLYFSAPVILIGLFGWVFEYYRGENRTQ; from the coding sequence GTGAAGGTCCAGGGCAAGATGTTCCTCGGTCTGGCGCTGTTCATCCTCGTCATGGCCATCACCTACGGCGTGTGGTCCAAGGAGCCGGTCGGCACCACCGCGCTCGTCCTGGCCTTCGGCCTGAGCGTCATGATCGGCTTCTACCTGGCCTTCACGGCCAGGCGGGTCGACGCACTGGCGCAGGACAACAAGGAAGCCGATGTTGCGGACGAGGCCGGCGACGTGGGGTTCTTCTCCCCGCACAGCTGGCAGCCGCTCTCGCTGGCGGTCGGCGGCGCACTCGCCTTCATGGGAGTCGTCTTCGGCTGGTGGCTGCTCTACTTCTCGGCCCCGGTCATCCTGATCGGTCTGTTCGGCTGGGTCTTCGAGTACTACCGCGGTGAGAACCGCACCCAGTGA
- a CDS encoding Ig-like domain-containing protein encodes MNHTPRIRPVVSCTLLAATLVAGAAACGESGSHPLSAQPYDAADEISSNASDGAEKVDPDKPLEVSVDSDDGRITDVTAVDTEGRHLAGELDADGHRWRSTAPLAAGTRYTVKVSMEDDDGAPGSRTLSFSTAAAKKFLKVTFGPQAGTYGVGQPVTAQLSAPVTDKASRATVERALRVRSTPAVTGSWYWVDDKTLHYRPKDYWPAKASIEVSSNLTGIKVTNALYGAPAKALKITTGDRIEAITDASEHSMTVLRNGEVINTIPVTTGKPGFSTRNGVKVVLGKEYYVRMRGESIGIAEGSEDSYDLPVYYATRVTWSGEYVHAAPWSTGSQGSANVSHGCTGMSTSEAEWFFNTVREGDIVKVVGSEGETMTPFDNGYGDWNLSWAKWQKGSALNNDATPDRVDTVRAARLRPQV; translated from the coding sequence ATGAACCACACGCCGCGTATCCGTCCCGTAGTGAGCTGCACTCTGCTGGCCGCGACCCTGGTGGCAGGGGCGGCCGCCTGCGGGGAGTCCGGCAGCCATCCGCTCTCGGCACAGCCGTACGACGCGGCGGACGAGATCTCCTCCAACGCCTCCGACGGCGCCGAGAAGGTCGACCCGGACAAGCCGCTCGAAGTCAGCGTCGACAGCGACGACGGCCGGATCACCGATGTGACGGCCGTGGACACCGAAGGACGCCATCTGGCGGGCGAGCTCGACGCCGACGGCCACCGCTGGCGCTCCACCGCCCCGCTGGCCGCGGGGACCCGGTACACCGTCAAGGTCAGCATGGAGGACGACGACGGGGCTCCAGGCAGCCGTACGCTCTCCTTCTCGACCGCGGCGGCCAAGAAGTTCCTGAAGGTCACCTTCGGCCCGCAGGCGGGCACCTACGGCGTCGGACAGCCCGTCACGGCGCAACTCAGCGCCCCGGTCACCGACAAGGCCTCCCGCGCCACCGTCGAGCGCGCCCTGAGGGTGCGCTCCACGCCCGCCGTCACCGGTTCCTGGTACTGGGTCGACGACAAGACGCTGCACTACCGGCCCAAGGACTACTGGCCGGCGAAGGCCAGCATCGAGGTCAGCAGCAACCTGACCGGCATCAAGGTCACCAACGCGCTCTACGGAGCCCCCGCGAAAGCGTTGAAGATCACTACCGGCGACCGCATCGAGGCCATCACCGACGCCTCGGAGCACTCCATGACGGTGCTGCGCAACGGCGAAGTGATCAACACCATCCCGGTGACCACCGGCAAGCCCGGCTTCTCCACCCGCAACGGCGTCAAGGTCGTGCTGGGCAAGGAGTACTACGTACGTATGCGCGGGGAGTCCATCGGCATCGCGGAGGGCTCGGAGGACTCGTACGACCTGCCGGTCTACTACGCGACACGGGTCACCTGGAGCGGCGAGTACGTGCACGCGGCCCCGTGGTCCACCGGATCACAGGGATCCGCGAACGTCAGCCACGGCTGCACCGGGATGAGCACCAGCGAGGCCGAGTGGTTCTTCAACACCGTGCGCGAGGGCGACATCGTGAAGGTCGTCGGCAGCGAGGGCGAGACCATGACGCCGTTCGACAACGGCTACGGCGACTGGAACCTGTCCTGGGCCAAGTGGCAGAAGGGCAGCGCGCTCAACAACGACGCCACGCCGGACCGTGTCGACACGGTCCGGGCGGCGCGGCTGCGCCCCCAGGTCTGA
- a CDS encoding heme-copper oxidase subunit III, with amino-acid sequence MSVVATATTVETGHAHPSVNRPNLTSVGTIIWLSSELMFFAALFAMYFTLRSVTGADHWKEMASALNFPFSATNTTILVLSSLTCQLGVFAAERGDVKKLRAWFVITFVMGSIFIGGQVFEYTELVKKDGLSLSSDPYGSVFYLTTGFHGLHVTGGLIAFLLVLGRTYAAKRFTHEQATAAIVVSYYWHFVDVVWIGLFATIYMIK; translated from the coding sequence ATGTCGGTCGTGGCGACAGCAACGACAGTAGAAACCGGGCACGCGCACCCGTCGGTCAATCGGCCGAACCTCACCAGCGTCGGAACCATCATCTGGTTGAGTTCCGAGCTGATGTTCTTCGCGGCCCTCTTCGCGATGTACTTCACCCTGCGATCGGTGACCGGAGCGGATCACTGGAAGGAAATGGCGTCAGCCCTGAACTTCCCGTTCTCGGCGACGAACACCACGATCCTGGTGCTCTCCTCACTCACCTGCCAGCTCGGCGTCTTCGCCGCGGAGCGGGGCGATGTGAAGAAGCTCCGTGCCTGGTTCGTGATCACCTTCGTGATGGGTTCGATCTTCATCGGAGGCCAGGTCTTCGAGTACACCGAGCTGGTGAAGAAGGACGGCCTCTCGCTGTCCTCGGACCCGTACGGCTCGGTGTTCTACCTGACCACCGGCTTCCACGGTCTGCACGTGACAGGCGGCCTCATCGCCTTCCTGCTCGTTCTGGGCAGGACATACGCAGCCAAGAGGTTCACCCATGAGCAGGCGACCGCAGCCATCGTCGTGTCCTATTACTGGCACTTCGTCGATGTCGTGTGGATCGGCCTGTTCGCCACGATCTACATGATCAAGTAA
- a CDS encoding c-type cytochrome, translated as MKKLSARRRHPLAAVVVLLLALAATGGLYAAFAPASKAQADETAQSLAIDEGKKLYSVGCASCHGTGGQGTTDGPQLVGVGSAAVDFQVGTGRMPAQQPGAQVPKKKVIYTQAEIDQLAAYVASLGAGPIVPTKSQVSPDGADIAKGGDLFRTNCAQCHNFTGEGGALTKGKYAPSLEGVDPKHIYEAMQTGPQSMPSFPDSTMPNQQKKDIIAYIQTVNGAESESPGGLSLGGLGPVSEGLFGWIFGLGALIAVAIWVAAHTAKAKKS; from the coding sequence GTGAAAAAGCTCTCCGCACGACGACGCCATCCGTTGGCGGCGGTCGTCGTACTACTCCTCGCGCTTGCGGCTACTGGGGGGCTGTACGCCGCGTTTGCGCCCGCGAGTAAGGCGCAGGCCGACGAAACCGCCCAGTCCCTCGCCATCGACGAGGGCAAGAAGCTGTACTCCGTCGGTTGCGCCAGCTGCCACGGAACCGGCGGTCAGGGCACCACCGACGGGCCCCAGCTTGTCGGCGTGGGCTCCGCCGCCGTGGACTTCCAGGTCGGTACGGGCCGTATGCCGGCACAGCAGCCGGGCGCCCAGGTACCGAAGAAGAAGGTCATCTACACCCAGGCCGAGATCGACCAGCTCGCGGCGTACGTCGCGTCGCTCGGCGCCGGCCCGATCGTCCCCACCAAGAGCCAGGTCAGCCCTGACGGTGCGGACATCGCCAAGGGTGGCGACCTGTTCCGCACCAACTGCGCGCAGTGCCACAACTTCACCGGCGAGGGCGGTGCCCTGACGAAGGGCAAGTACGCCCCCAGCCTCGAAGGCGTGGACCCGAAGCACATCTACGAGGCCATGCAGACCGGCCCGCAGAGCATGCCGTCCTTCCCCGACTCGACGATGCCCAATCAGCAGAAGAAGGACATCATCGCGTACATCCAGACCGTGAACGGTGCCGAGTCGGAGAGCCCCGGCGGGCTCTCGCTCGGCGGCCTCGGTCCGGTCAGCGAGGGTCTCTTCGGCTGGATCTTCGGGCTCGGCGCACTGATCGCAGTTGCCATCTGGGTCGCGGCCCACACCGCTAAGGCCAAGAAGTCATGA